One region of Leishmania braziliensis MHOM/BR/75/M2904 complete genome, chromosome 17 genomic DNA includes:
- a CDS encoding putative histone H2A has product MSYTEEEPSGVPPIPPQPPMMGPGSATADQTSVVSGGKLGGKGKGKGKGKGKGKRGGKTGGKAGRRDRMSRAARAELNFPVGRIHSRLKEGLYRKQRCGASAAIYCAALLEYLTTEVIELSGAAAKAQKTERIKPRHLLLAIRGDEELNQVVRATISRGGVVPNLHKALEKKSKKKSAKRAA; this is encoded by the coding sequence ATGTCCTATACGGAAGAGGAACCCTCTGGCGTCCCGCCAATCCCGCCGCAGCCCCCAATGATGGGGCCTGGCTCTGCGACGGCCGATCAGACCAGTGTCGTCTCGGGCGGCAAGCTTGGAGGCAAGGGCAAGGGCAAGGGTAAGGGTAAGGGTAAGGGCAAGCGCGGTGGCAAGACTGGCGGCAAGGCTGGCCGTCGCGATCGCATGTCGCGCGCCGCGCGCGCCGAGTTGAACTTCCCTGTCGGTCGCATCCACTCTCGTCTGAAGGAGGGTCTCTAccgcaagcagcgctgcggtgcatctGCCGCCATATACTGCGCCGCTCTGCTGGAGTACCTGACGACAGAGGTGATCGAGCTctccggtgcggcggcgaaggcgcaGAAGACAGAACGCATCAAGCCGCGCCACCTGTTGCTTGCCATTCGCGGCGATGAGGAGCTGAATCAGGTAGTGAGGGCGACCATCTCGCGCGGCGGTGTGGTGCCAAATCTGCACAAAGCACTCGAGAAAAAGtccaagaagaagagcgccaAGCGTGCAGCGTAA
- the CYSB gene encoding cystathionine beta-synthase yields the protein MTSANPHDHILSDALEAVGNTPCIRLNRVPQRHGIQCEVVAKCEFLNPGGSVKDRIGKQMVADAEKNGTLKPGSVIVEATSGNTGIGLSMAAAIRGYRIVITMPKKMSHEKETTLKSLGA from the coding sequence ATGACTTCCGCTAATCCCCACGATCACATTCTCTCCGACGCCCTTGAGGCGGTCGGAAACACTCCATGCATTCGGCTGAATCGTGTCCCGCAGAGACACGGCATTCAGTGCGAGGTTGTGGCCAAGTGTGAGTTCCTCAACCCCGGCGGCAGCGTAAAGGATCGCATTGGCAAGCAGATGGTCGCCGATGCCGAGAAGAATGGGACTCTCAAGCCAGGCTCGGTGATTGTGGAGGCCACGAGCGGCAACACTGGTATTGGCCTCTcaatggcggcggcgatccGCGGCTACCGCATAGTGATTACGATGCCCAAAAAAATGTCTCACGAGAAGGAGACGACCCTGAAGTCCCTCGGAGCC
- a CDS encoding putative NADH-ubiquinone oxidoreductase,mitochondrial, with product MRRATAASGSAGAVAPTAANSLTSAALLTNTCAIHGEVRHHNTDYDNTRIPWDFTTASYEKIHHEILPKFPRGRRMSATIPLLHLAQQQQGGYIPVTAMYKIAKICEVPPMHVFETVTFYSMFNRHPVGKYHIQFCRTTPCMLCGADELIERTMHYLNVRMHGTTSDGLITVGEMECLGACVNAPMLVVSDYSNPPNFSYDYVEDLTWDSIKTLVEDLRGGKPFKIGPQRPDRRCAEPAGGRTSLLFKEPPGPYCRDFDAKPEEKKADAAPPKK from the coding sequence atgcgccgcgccactgctgcctctgGCTCCGCgggggcggtggcgccgacgGCCGCCAACTCGCTCACCAGCGCGGCGCTCCTCACGAATACATGCGCCATCCACGGTGAGGTGCGCCACCACAACACGGACTACGACAACACTCGCATTCCGTGGGACTTCACCACAGCCAGCTACGAGAAGATTCATCACGAGATCTTGCCGAAATTTCCACGCGGCAGGCGAATGTCGGCCACAATTCCGCTACTTCACcttgcccagcagcagcagggcggGTACATCCCGGTGACGGCCATGTACAAAATTGCGAAAATTTGTGAGGTGCCACCGATGCACGTCTTCGAGACTGTCACCTTCTACTCCATGTTCAACCGACACCCAGTCGGCAAGTACCACATTCAGTTCTGCCGCACCACCCCGTGCATGCTGTGTGGCGCCGACGAGCTGATAGAACGCACTATGCACTACCTGAACGTGCGCATGCACGGCACAACGAGTGACGGCCTTATTACAGTTGGTGAGATGGAGTGCCTCGGCGCATGTGTGAATGCACCCATGCTGGTGGTGAGTGACTACAGCAACCCACCGAACTTCTCGTACGACTACGTGGAGGACTTAACGTGGGACAGCATCAAGACACTCGTGGAAGACCTCCGTGGCGGAAAGCCTTTCAAGATCGGCCCGCAACGTCCGGATCGAAGGTGCGCCGAGCCGGCAGGTGGGCGCACATCGCTCCTGTTCAAAGAACCCCCAGGCCCGTACTGCCGCGACTTCGACGCCAAGccggaagagaagaaggcggacGCCGCCCCGCCCAAGAAGTAG